The Oncorhynchus tshawytscha isolate Ot180627B linkage group LG02, Otsh_v2.0, whole genome shotgun sequence genome contains the following window.
tgctgctatagcaacttccactcttctgggaaggctttccactagatgtttaaACATTGCTGCGAGGAATTGCTTCCACTTGgccctttcccaaactgttgtcacaaagttggaagcatagaatcatttagaatgtcattgtaaccTGTagcattcactggaactaaggggcctagcccgaaccatgaaaaacagccccagactattattcctcctccaccaaactttacatttggcactatgcattcgggcaggtagcgttctcctggcatccgccaaacccagatttgtatgtcggactgccagatggtgaagcgtgattcatcactccagagaacacgtttccactgctccagagtccaatggcggcaagcgtTACTCCacttcagccgacgcttggcattgcgcatggtgatcttaggcttgtgtgtggcttcttggccatggaaacctatttcatgaagctcccgatgaacacttcttgtgctgacgttgcttccagaatttggaactcggtaatgagtgttgcaaccgaggacagattacTTGTATGCGCTGTGCTCTTCAGTACACGGTGgtcacgttctgtgagcttgtgtggcctaccacttcgcggctgagccgttgttgctcctagagtgttccacttcacaataacagtacttacagttgaccgggacagctctagcagggcagaaatttgatgaaatgacttgttggaaaggtggcattctatgacggtgccacgttgaatgtcactgagttcttcagtatgggccattctactgccaatgtttgactatggagattgtatggctgtgtactcgatgttatacacctgtttgcaacgggtgtgtctgaaatagccgaatccactcatttgaagactTGTCTGTGCAATCATGCAGtgcttacattgccaaagcaagtataatagataatacacaaaagtgaaataaacaaaaaaatgaacagtaaacatttcactgacAAAAttttcaaaggaatagagacatttcaaatgtcatattatggtgttataacgatgtgcaaatatcagagcaaacatctctctctctctgtctctctcccactgtcacacAGACTACCTTTCCCGTGCGGGTATTTAAGCTCTTGGGGGTGGAGACCCTGATAGTAACCAATGCAGCAGGCTCGCTGGCAGACAGCTACCAGGTTGGGGACATCATGATCATCAAAGATCATATCAACTTCCCTGGTCTGGCTGGGCTCAATCCCCTCAACGGACCCAATGATGACAAGTGAGTGAGATCCTCTAGTCTAGTGTCAGTGGTTCTCACTAGGTCCTACTTACTAAATACCACAAACGATTCCGAAATACCAGAAACAACTCCAACAGGCCTTTGGTGCTTTGTGACCCTTCAGTGCTGTGGTTCAGGAGCCTACATGCTGCAATAGAGCCCATCATTGATTGGTGTGCTTTATTCCGCTTCATAGATGGACATTCACATTCATATTCATCACAATTCTTGAATTTGAACATTGTTGTCTTGTGTTGACCAGGTTTGGTCCCCGGTTCCCTCCCATGTCTGGTGTGTATGACAAGGACCTGCGGAAGATAGCCTTTGACCTCTGTAAAAGCATGGGCGTCTCTCAGTTTGTCCAGGAAGGGGTTTACTGTATGGTGGGAGGTCCCAATTTCGAGAGCATCGCAGAGGCCAGACTCCTTCACAGACTAGGGGTGGACGCCGTGGGTGAGAGAACTAGAGCTTGTTCACTCCCAGAGAgattctagcctggtcccatatcGTTTTTTTGCTCTCTTGCCAATAATGCATTCTAGATCGATCTGTTTATTAAAGTGGTTGGTGATTGGTGCCATGATAGGATATAATTTTGGGGCAAAATCTGCTCAGACATCTGAGGTGTGCTTTGTACATAATAATATTGTCCGTTCATAAAAATCTAGGTGCCCATTCTAATGCATTATAATATTATGTGAGTAGCAGCAGGTGTTCATCTTCCTTGTCTCcgcttctctcctcctcatagGAATGAGCACAGCACCAGAAGTGGTGGTAGCCACCCACTGTGGCATGAGGGTGTTCGGCCTCTCTCTCATCACCAACAAGGTGGTGAAGAGCTACAATGACACAGAGTCTGTCAACCACGAAGCTGTACTGGAGGTCAGCAAGCTGCGCTCACAAACGCTGCAGATGCTGGTCACAGAGCTGGTCAGCCGGATGGACATCAACAACAACACGACTTGAACTGAAGAGAGCAGCAAGATGCAAAGCTACACCGAAACCTTTCGAATTCGCTCATCATGATGAAAACATTCAACAGCGACCtggccaatggcaccctattccctagtgcactactttcgaccagagcccattgcaccctattccctataagtaATGCACTATAGGGTGCCCGTTTCGGATGCATAACAAGAATCCAATAACTGAAAGtctgctagatcgaatccccgagctgacaaggtaataatctttcgttctgcccctgaacaaggcactgttcctaggccgtcattgtaaataagaatttattcttaactgacttgcctagtaaacaAATAGGTTAAATCAAAATACTCTCATTTGTATTTTGTGATATCACTACTGAGGTTTAACTGTGGTATATTTGTATTTGGTGTGAAAAACCGGCACTCTCAAATTGACAACTTAACTTATTATTTTTCAGCTGTATTAACTAATCTTTCTATCCACAATTGTGTGCTAATACTTGTTCACAGATAATAAAAGTGAAATATTATAATGCAGCTCTATTCAGGATTCATTATTATGTATTACAAATCAATGTCACATATTCAGATAATTACATAGATTCATATAATTGTGCACAtttatatttatgtatttatatgGTGGTTTCATTCATGTAAAGTACAATCTATTTCAATTGTATATTGTTAGTCAACGTTTTGCACAGACAAAATGTTTTATCAAATAAAAAAGCATTGAATTCTGAAAGAATTGTGTTATGTAATTTTCCTGTAGCCGAATACATAATTTACACAAGATTCACAGTATGTTGCCTGTAAAGTCAAAATAGGCAATATTACACttcatatacatcacagaagactgaaatataactaaactgtttgacatagaaacacaggaaatagaaacacatTTTCTGTGGAAAAAAAAGGTTATTAATTATTAATATTAATAGCATtacacccatgaggccactactTCATTCGACTGGAGGAAAGGGCAACAAAGATAAGACACACTTAAATTGAAGTCCACTGGACTTCCTTTACAACCAGTGCGGTACACCTCAGTACTATCTATATatattgagtggctactgccaacacactgtcaatgacactgactctactccagccacttgaatcatgggaattgatgggaaattatgtaaatgtatcgctagccactttaaacaatgctaccttatataatgttacttaccctacattgttcatctcatatgcatacgttgatactgtactctatatcatcgactgcatccttatgtaatacatgtatcactagccactttaactatgccacttggtttacatacttatctcatatgtatatactgtactcgatatcatctactgtatcttgcctatgctgctctgtaccatcactcattcatatatccttatgtacatattctttatccccttacactgtgtatgacagtagtttttttgggaattgttagttagattacttgctcgttattactgcattgtcggaactagaagcacaagcatttcgctacactcgcattaacatctgctaaccatgtgtatgtgacaaataaaatttgatttgatttgatttgatttgatttatcttaGATGTGTTCTAAGATAATCCCTGTCTAGGGGCCTGTCTGGTCCTCACTGTTCTCAAAGGGGAGTTTAGAACTAGTTTTGATTTATGCTCTGGCGGCCTCGTACGGTGTTGTCCGTAGTCTCGACCCCCCCAACGGCCTCGATAaggctcatcatgggtctgggctactattccccCCCTTTATGTCTCGGGACCCCCCCCACCAGCGGGTGGTGTTGGTATCCGAGGCGCAAACGAAAAGTTCGGACCCTATGTACGAGTTGTCAGTGTCCGCGTTATTATGAGAGtggctgtaacctttcaaccaaatctcctAGTGTTTGTGCTTCAACACCCTCAGTGGCTGTTGAGGTCTGTCAGTCACCACCGCGTCCGCGTGTGGCACCCTCATCAGTACCTGCGAACTGAGACGAGGATATCGGTCTGtgatatcgcaaagtgtttcaccagtgggagtcatcgggtcagttgctggactgacgCCATTAGTGTTATTGTAAGGGTTGACAGTCCCCCACAAAGCGGAAGGTGTATCATCGGAAGCAGAGTATACTCTGTGCATCAATGTTTTTCTTGCTGAGACGGCCGCAGTGGTTACGGAAGTGTCCGAAGGGCAAGAGAAGTTCATCTCAACTACCGTATTGCATGTTTTGATCATCCTTCAaccctttgttacccttgtgctctgacactttgtgtgggttgggtgcaggaacgtagtgaacaggtcgattgtagcgGTAGTCGTTTTGATGGCGACGTGCTTTACAGTTATTTTGACCGCGGAGGTTATTGGAATCATGGTTTCGTGGTAGAAACTGTTTTTGTGCGTCATCTCTCAACGCTCTaatacctgataatgcaccctctgactggagtgagtgctcctggtcaaacttcaaaactcagggctcttagcgttgcgagcttttgatgcctcaaaagctgtgcttgcaagctctctgagttgtaagataggcaagccaacgtgggctgcagggcccaagtaggtaatgaaggtAGGATACCAGTTCGACAGGAACATTTGTTTAAATGGTAACAGGTCTTCTATGCCTTTTTCAGTGAGTATGCCAAAGTAAGCTGAAAGAAGCCTATGATAGTAAGCTTGTGGGTCTTCGTTCCGAGCTTGTTTGACcgtgttagccagtgagctatcgtgtcaaagctgtggcaagtttagcgtagtcatttagcacgtgttgctgttgtagaCGAATGAACCTGGTCACATGTCTATTTGACGTTCGCTTCAACAGGTAAACCCTGTCAGAACCCGTAGCGTTCGGGTAGCCATCCAACGAGTCCTCTATGTCAGCTAGGAACGTCTCAGATTCGTTTGGCTGACCTGGAACGGGGTTAAAGGTGGGGAAATTCTTGACGAGTTTGTCAAGGTATTCCGCGTCAAGCGGGCGGAGAgggttggcttcatcctgtggggaaagtggggccgaaaggccaagaggagaTGCCAAGCTTTGGCTTTGTTGGCCAAGAGGCGTCATATTACTCCTCTTGCTGAATGGCCCAGgggagaagactgagggacacttaATGGAGGCAATGTCTGAAACCGATCATCTTCACTCCTTTGAGTGCAGGGCTCTGGTTGCTTGGATGGGTAGTCACACTGTGGAGCGTGACCATTCTGGATTTCCTCCAGATGgtacctaagggtggtattctgctgcattgcagagtccacttGAGTGCTTAGAGTACTGATTTTGGACATTTGAGTGTCGCACTTGCTCTTTTCGGTCTCAAACTTATCTGTCAGGGTTTGCAGATAGAGGTCTTGAGTACGGAGCGAGGGATTCAGTGATGATATTTCTTCCTCTTGCTTAGAAATCAAgatttccatcttcatcacccgagttctctcatcattcatttggtcagcgtcttcaatgagttctgctgatttgtcatccaactttGTCATTGTGTTCATTAAATGATCATCTTTGGTCTGCAGCGTTTTGAGTAGAACCATGTTACTCTGAGTAATGTTCAACAAAACTGCCTGCATGTTATCAAATTGTGCGCTCCTGTTTGTAGATAACTCAACAGATTTATCTAGTTTGGAGTGGACTACATCgtatttagttttggctaaatCGAGTTGTTCCTGGAGACAACGATTTTGTTGAAGAGTTTGTGCTCGTTCATCATCATAAGTATTTGCAATTAGTTTTAATTGTTCAGATTTCAAACGCAGTTCCTCGACTAGCAGAATGTTTTCATTTCCTGCTTTTGTCAATAGTTGCTcagttctctccacctgtcccctCATGTTAGCCATGTCTGGCACGTGCTTCAGCTGTGCACTGTGGTATTGGACCGATGTCACATTTTCATGGCGATACATCAGTGCAAAAGTGGGGAGAACCGTCACAAAGCCTGTGTTTGATGGTTGATTTTGAAGAGGGTTGGCAATTTCGGCTGTTTTTTTGCTAATGGCATAATTAGGGTTGGTATTGCTGCTGAGGTCAGAGATTAATCCTTTTATGGGTGGAGGTTCACTAATTAGCGGAGGAGTGGTGACCACCTCCTTTGATAGCTTGCACATTATTAGAAAAATTTAGAGgaaaaatgttccttttttttcAAAGTTTGGGTTTGGAATTCATTGGAAGCTGCAAAGACAAGTTTAATCttgaatgaatttgcaaaagcaaatttaattaattaatcaatgccAATGATTAATCCTACCTGGGTAGACTATCTGGGTattaaactttaattaacctgagaAGTCGCTTCATCTAGGTTAATATGAGAAGTTTTAAAGTGTCTCATTTGATCGGAAGAACATTAAGTTATGTTCAACAATTTAACTTATTAAATTAAATGAGACGATAATCCACACAATCTCCATTGATTGGATATCATAAGTGTGAACAGTAGATCAAATGTTGGGCACACTCAACACTGGTGCACTTCTCCCTAACCACATGGGCTTCCCACCTGGGGCGGGGCTTCTGTCAGTACTGGATTACTGAATGGTTTTGCAAAAACCAAATTTGACTGATTTATCAATTTAATGATAAAT
Protein-coding sequences here:
- the pnp4a gene encoding purine nucleoside phosphorylase 4a isoform X2, whose protein sequence is MKDQICYDDYQKTASWLLSQTQHRPKVAIICGSGLGMLADALKCQDSFPYSDIPGFPQSTVQGHAGRLVFGELKGKTCVCMQGRFHMYEGHSLCKTTFPVRVFKLLGVETLIVTNAAGSLADSYQVGDIMIIKDHINFPGLAGLNPLNGPNDDKFGPRFPPMSGVYDKDLRKIAFDLCKSMGVSQFVQEGVYCMVGGPNFESIAEARLLHRLGVDAVGMSTAPEVVVATHCGMRVFGLSLITNKVVKSYNDTESVNHEAVLEVSKLRSQTLQMLVTELVSRMDINNNTT
- the pnp4a gene encoding purine nucleoside phosphorylase 4a isoform X1 translates to MFSTSSLSYDDYQKTASWLLSQTQHRPKVAIICGSGLGMLADALKCQDSFPYSDIPGFPQSTVQGHAGRLVFGELKGKTCVCMQGRFHMYEGHSLCKTTFPVRVFKLLGVETLIVTNAAGSLADSYQVGDIMIIKDHINFPGLAGLNPLNGPNDDKFGPRFPPMSGVYDKDLRKIAFDLCKSMGVSQFVQEGVYCMVGGPNFESIAEARLLHRLGVDAVGMSTAPEVVVATHCGMRVFGLSLITNKVVKSYNDTESVNHEAVLEVSKLRSQTLQMLVTELVSRMDINNNTT